The following proteins come from a genomic window of Thiothrix unzii:
- the dnaX gene encoding DNA polymerase III subunit gamma/tau, with protein MSYQVLARKWRPQDFQQMVGQAHVLRALMNALDENRLHHAYLFTGTRGVGKTTLARIFAKCLNCETGVTAKPCGECRSCREIAEGRHVDLIEVDAASRTKVEDTRELLDNVQYSPTRGRFKIYLIDEVHMLSGHSFNALLKTLEEPPPHVKFLFATTDPQKLPVTILSRCLQFNLKRMPVEMISGHLSTVLEQEAIPFSEAALRLLARAADGSMRDALSLTDQAIVTGGGAVSEADVQDMLGLLPHEHLIGLLQAIADDDGQRMLGIVAQMAQLTTDFTAAADSLIALLHSIAVQQVVTRDDADEDIAALAKLLSPADVQLYYQMALYGRRDLPLAPDPRGGLEMLLLRMLAFRLDDGQSQPHSTQVEKKKIVVEAIAEDAQGRDAKSCVSTTVVKTIPPLASPNTWHTILPQLNLSGMALPLAQHCLLESITDTHITLLLDESGSTLQSPRAAAQLSEALAQHYGRELQLQFTVTVLTEETPEKRGLREAAERQAAAEAAITNDPFVKQLQETFGAVIVPGSIRPRTNGS; from the coding sequence ATGAGTTATCAAGTTCTTGCACGAAAATGGCGGCCTCAAGACTTCCAGCAAATGGTTGGTCAGGCGCATGTGTTACGTGCCTTGATGAACGCTCTGGATGAAAATCGCCTCCACCACGCTTACTTATTTACCGGCACACGCGGCGTTGGCAAAACCACTCTTGCGCGAATTTTTGCCAAATGCCTCAATTGCGAAACCGGCGTTACCGCGAAACCTTGTGGCGAATGCCGCAGTTGCCGCGAAATCGCCGAAGGTCGTCACGTTGACTTGATTGAAGTCGATGCGGCATCACGCACTAAAGTCGAAGACACCCGCGAATTGCTCGATAATGTGCAATATTCCCCCACGCGCGGACGCTTCAAGATTTACCTGATCGACGAAGTACACATGCTTTCCGGGCACAGTTTCAACGCGCTGTTGAAAACGCTGGAAGAGCCGCCGCCGCACGTTAAATTCCTGTTTGCGACCACCGACCCGCAAAAGTTACCCGTCACCATTTTATCGCGTTGCCTGCAATTCAACCTCAAGCGAATGCCGGTGGAAATGATCAGCGGGCATTTGAGCACGGTGCTGGAACAAGAAGCCATTCCCTTCAGCGAAGCCGCCTTGCGACTGTTGGCGCGTGCCGCTGATGGCAGTATGCGCGATGCGCTGAGCTTGACCGATCAGGCGATTGTGACTGGCGGCGGTGCGGTGAGTGAAGCCGACGTGCAAGACATGCTCGGCTTGTTACCGCACGAACACCTGATTGGTTTATTGCAAGCCATTGCTGATGATGACGGGCAGCGGATGTTGGGTATCGTCGCGCAAATGGCGCAGCTTACTACCGATTTCACCGCTGCGGCGGACAGTTTGATTGCGCTCTTACACAGCATTGCAGTGCAACAAGTGGTAACACGCGACGATGCTGACGAGGATATTGCGGCATTGGCAAAATTGCTGTCACCGGCAGATGTGCAGCTTTATTACCAAATGGCATTGTATGGGCGACGTGATTTACCGTTAGCCCCTGATCCGCGTGGCGGGTTGGAAATGCTGTTACTGCGGATGCTGGCGTTCCGGCTGGATGATGGTCAATCTCAACCACACTCGACACAGGTTGAGAAAAAAAAAATTGTAGTTGAAGCTATTGCCGAAGATGCGCAAGGTAGAGACGCAAAATCTTGCGTCTCTACAACAGTGGTTAAAACCATACCACCTTTAGCTTCCCCCAACACCTGGCACACCATCCTCCCCCAGCTCAACCTCTCCGGCATGGCCTTGCCATTGGCGCAACATTGTTTGCTGGAAAGCATTACCGACACGCATATCACTCTGTTGCTGGATGAAAGTGGCTCGACCTTGCAAAGCCCTCGCGCTGCTGCGCAATTAAGCGAAGCATTAGCGCAACATTACGGGCGTGAGCTGCAATTACAATTCACGGTAACGGTGTTAACTGAGGAAACCCCGGAAAAACGCGGGCTACGTGAAGCTGCCGAACGCCAAGCAGCCGCTGAAGCCGCCATAACCAATGACCCGTTTGTAAAGCAATTACAGGAAACGTTTGGCGCGGTAATTGTACCGGGTAGCATCCGTCCGCGCACAAACGGCAGTTAG
- a CDS encoding SdrD B-like domain-containing protein: MKSYKQLWLGTLGATLFVPQMVLADISGTVFRDFNANGSLDSGAITDAGIAGITVKAFNAAGAQVGATATSDASGHYALTGLTTGADYRVEFAWTQQWLKPSAAGGTAVQFVKDGATANFALHDPNQYSQAAPYLAIPQYINGDPAAAVDISSQTGLYAFPNNAQSVGRSSQSPVPIPKAKIGQIGATWGVAYQRSTKTLYASAVLRRYSGFGPLGTGGIYKIDMSDPMAATDGATSLNYIDLKTIGIPTGDDPREATGCNSVAKNIGDPAHDAATWNKVGQIGIGGITMDNDHNRLWLVNLADKKLYAIQNTSPTTTPTSADVLGGYDISLPSGQTCADGELRPWGVTYHHGKVYIGAVCDGSISIWDPAKLMGYILNFDPNNAANGFGIEHSFPLNYPRGGYAGTNFATWGSWSNYSNDSPILSGIEFDIDDSLIVGIANRNGFRHAPNNYYSTDCNNTDLGSLPSEGDVLRFCKSNNSYLNDGDTGCSTTIPASTQVTSGGITQKEYYWGEHGPVADTKDNFNETAQGGLAFLPGSETLVTNGMDPTEFHQGGVFWLNNKTGNATSRYFIYDTALQPGTMAKAAGVGDVELLSDAAPIEIGNRVWLDTDNDGIQDAGEGGITNVQVKLFAGATELATATTAADGTYYFTNAAGTNTDSKKYDLKQLQPNTAYTVKFPTSVTVSGTTYNLTTATAGGNSQIDSNAAATGDVVVNTTDIPTAGANNHSFDVGYSAVQPPTGCTSITNNASITQSGVSDPVIDNNSASVAIQANCTTPKTDLKLVKTASKTTVRKGDTLTYTITLSNESDVDATGVAVNDKLPGALTYVSHAPATANYNSTSGDWTVGTVPARQTLTLNINVTVN; encoded by the coding sequence ATGAAAAGCTACAAGCAGCTATGGCTGGGTACGCTGGGGGCAACGCTATTTGTACCGCAAATGGTACTTGCAGATATTTCCGGGACAGTGTTTCGCGACTTTAATGCTAATGGATCATTAGACAGCGGTGCGATCACTGATGCGGGGATTGCTGGCATTACGGTCAAAGCATTCAATGCTGCGGGTGCGCAAGTCGGGGCAACTGCAACATCTGATGCAAGTGGTCATTACGCCCTCACTGGTTTAACCACTGGTGCAGATTACCGGGTTGAATTTGCTTGGACACAGCAGTGGTTAAAACCGAGTGCCGCAGGTGGCACAGCCGTGCAATTCGTCAAGGATGGCGCAACTGCAAATTTTGCGCTGCACGACCCCAACCAATATTCGCAAGCAGCTCCCTACCTAGCGATTCCCCAATATATTAATGGCGATCCTGCTGCTGCCGTTGACATCTCTTCTCAAACTGGCTTGTATGCATTCCCAAATAATGCCCAAAGCGTCGGTAGAAGTAGTCAATCACCAGTTCCAATTCCAAAAGCGAAAATCGGGCAAATTGGTGCGACATGGGGGGTAGCGTATCAACGTAGCACCAAAACTTTGTACGCTTCGGCTGTTTTAAGACGTTATTCTGGATTCGGTCCATTGGGCACGGGCGGGATTTACAAAATAGATATGTCAGACCCGATGGCTGCAACCGATGGCGCAACGTCTCTGAACTATATTGACTTAAAAACGATCGGCATCCCCACTGGTGATGATCCGCGCGAAGCAACGGGGTGTAACAGTGTTGCTAAAAATATCGGTGATCCTGCCCATGATGCTGCCACTTGGAATAAAGTCGGTCAGATAGGAATTGGCGGTATCACAATGGATAATGACCATAACCGTCTATGGTTGGTGAATCTTGCTGATAAAAAGCTCTACGCTATTCAAAATACCAGCCCAACCACCACGCCAACCTCAGCAGATGTTTTAGGTGGCTACGACATCAGTTTACCCAGCGGTCAAACGTGTGCGGATGGCGAATTACGTCCTTGGGGCGTTACTTACCATCATGGAAAAGTTTATATTGGTGCTGTCTGCGATGGCTCTATCAGTATTTGGGATCCCGCCAAATTAATGGGATACATCTTAAATTTCGATCCTAATAATGCTGCAAATGGCTTTGGAATAGAGCATTCTTTTCCACTCAATTATCCCCGTGGCGGATACGCTGGTACTAACTTTGCGACCTGGGGATCGTGGAGTAATTACTCCAATGATTCCCCAATCTTAAGCGGTATTGAGTTTGATATAGACGACTCACTTATCGTAGGCATTGCTAACCGTAACGGATTCCGTCATGCGCCAAACAATTACTACTCTACTGACTGTAACAACACAGATTTAGGTAGCCTTCCTAGTGAGGGTGATGTTTTACGCTTCTGTAAATCCAACAACAGCTACTTAAATGACGGAGATACTGGTTGCAGCACCACCATACCAGCTTCCACACAAGTGACGAGCGGCGGCATTACTCAGAAGGAATATTATTGGGGTGAACATGGCCCTGTTGCGGATACAAAAGATAACTTCAACGAAACAGCCCAAGGTGGTTTAGCTTTTCTGCCCGGTTCTGAAACATTGGTAACAAACGGCATGGATCCAACGGAGTTCCATCAAGGTGGCGTATTCTGGCTAAATAATAAAACAGGTAATGCAACGAGCCGTTACTTTATTTATGACACCGCTTTGCAACCCGGTACGATGGCCAAAGCCGCAGGGGTAGGTGACGTAGAATTGTTAAGTGATGCTGCCCCCATCGAAATCGGCAACCGCGTCTGGCTCGACACCGACAACGATGGTATCCAAGACGCGGGCGAAGGCGGTATTACCAACGTGCAGGTCAAATTGTTTGCCGGGGCAACAGAACTAGCTACTGCCACTACCGCTGCTGATGGCACGTATTACTTCACCAATGCAGCGGGTACAAATACGGACAGCAAAAAGTACGACCTTAAGCAGTTGCAACCGAACACCGCTTATACCGTCAAGTTCCCCACCAGTGTGACGGTTTCTGGCACGACGTATAACCTGACGACGGCTACCGCAGGTGGCAATAGTCAAATCGACTCCAACGCTGCGGCAACGGGCGATGTGGTTGTGAATACCACCGACATTCCAACTGCGGGTGCGAACAACCATAGCTTTGACGTAGGGTACAGTGCCGTGCAGCCACCAACAGGCTGTACCAGCATCACCAACAATGCGAGTATCACTCAATCAGGAGTAAGCGACCCTGTTATTGATAACAATAGCGCATCAGTAGCGATTCAAGCTAATTGCACTACGCCCAAAACCGACCTCAAGCTGGTGAAAACAGCCAGTAAAACCACAGTGCGTAAGGGAGATACACTGACTTATACCATCACCTTGAGCAATGAAAGTGATGTGGATGCCACAGGTGTTGCCGTCAATGACAAATTGCCCGGTGCACTGACATACGTTAGTCACGCGCCAGCAACGGCAAACTACAACAGTACATCTGGTGACTGGACGGTTGGCACAGTTCCCGCCAGACAAACGTTAACCTTGAACATCAATGTGACGGTCAACTAA
- the recR gene encoding recombination mediator RecR → MNESSLLKALIESLRCLPGVGARTAQRMAFHLLENDRRSGERLAEVMGRAMREIKQCSRCRTLTEHDTCRICANPARQATLLCVVEHPSDVVAVEQATGYRGYYFVLGGRLSPLDGIGPEDIGLDLLEARLDEGEVQELILATNPTVEGEVTAHYISELAAKRNIPASRIAHGVPMGSELEYVDSGTLSHAFEGRRKYS, encoded by the coding sequence ATGAATGAATCGTCGCTGCTCAAGGCGTTGATTGAATCCCTGCGGTGTTTGCCGGGGGTCGGGGCGCGTACCGCACAACGCATGGCGTTTCACTTGCTGGAAAACGACCGACGCAGCGGCGAACGTTTAGCTGAAGTGATGGGGCGGGCAATGCGTGAGATTAAACAATGCTCACGTTGCCGCACCTTGACCGAACACGATACCTGCCGCATTTGCGCCAATCCGGCACGCCAAGCTACGTTATTATGCGTGGTCGAACATCCGTCTGATGTCGTAGCGGTGGAACAAGCCACCGGTTATCGCGGCTATTATTTCGTGCTGGGTGGCAGGCTGTCACCGCTGGATGGCATTGGCCCCGAAGACATTGGGCTGGATTTGCTGGAAGCGCGGTTGGACGAAGGCGAAGTGCAAGAGTTAATCCTTGCCACTAACCCGACGGTTGAAGGTGAAGTCACTGCGCATTACATTAGCGAACTCGCCGCCAAACGCAATATTCCGGCATCACGGATTGCGCACGGCGTACCGATGGGCAGCGAATTGGAATACGTCGATAGCGGCACGCTTTCACACGCCTTTGAAGGACGGAGAAAATACTCATGA
- a CDS encoding YbaB/EbfC family nucleoid-associated protein, protein MMGKGGLGGLMKQAQQMQENMQKAQAEIAAMEVTGQSGGGLVSVQINGKHECQRVNIDPSLFEDDKDMLEDLVTAAINDAVHKLEEASRTRMAGVTAGMPMPPGFKMPF, encoded by the coding sequence ATGATGGGTAAAGGCGGATTGGGCGGCCTGATGAAGCAGGCGCAACAAATGCAGGAAAACATGCAGAAAGCGCAGGCGGAAATTGCTGCGATGGAAGTAACCGGGCAATCCGGTGGTGGTTTGGTATCGGTGCAAATCAACGGCAAACACGAATGCCAGCGCGTCAATATTGACCCCAGCCTGTTTGAAGATGATAAAGACATGCTCGAAGACCTCGTGACTGCCGCGATTAATGACGCAGTACACAAACTCGAAGAAGCCTCACGCACTCGCATGGCTGGCGTAACTGCCGGAATGCCGATGCCTCCCGGCTTTAAAATGCCGTTTTAA
- a CDS encoding histidine triad nucleotide-binding protein — MSDCLFCRIVAGEIPAKIAYQDADVIAFHDINPQAPLHVLIIPRKHIATINDLQADDAALVGKLFLAAKHIATEAGYAENGYRVTMNCGADAGQTVFHIHLHLLAGRELGWPPG; from the coding sequence ATGAGCGACTGCTTATTCTGCCGCATTGTGGCAGGTGAAATCCCCGCGAAAATTGCTTATCAAGATGCTGATGTCATTGCGTTTCACGACATTAATCCGCAAGCACCGCTGCACGTGTTGATTATTCCGCGTAAACACATTGCCACGATTAATGACCTGCAAGCAGATGATGCGGCGTTGGTGGGCAAGCTATTTTTAGCAGCAAAACACATTGCGACGGAAGCGGGTTATGCCGAGAATGGCTATCGCGTCACCATGAATTGTGGTGCGGATGCGGGGCAAACGGTGTTCCATATTCATTTACACCTGTTGGCGGGGCGTGAATTGGGGTGGCCGCCGGGTTAA